Proteins encoded within one genomic window of Candidatus Nezhaarchaeota archaeon:
- a CDS encoding PadR family transcriptional regulator yields the protein MDDSKALKRLKDKLTKENLWIYIVKELAREPTYAYKVKVLLREKYNINVATVTVYTVLYRMEREGLITRIKGDDKVYKVTEKGLEQLNKALTFLKNITRMLELE from the coding sequence TTGGATGACTCCAAGGCGCTCAAGAGACTCAAGGACAAGCTTACTAAAGAGAATCTCTGGATCTACATAGTGAAGGAGCTTGCACGAGAACCCACTTACGCCTACAAGGTCAAGGTATTGCTGAGAGAGAAGTACAACATAAATGTCGCTACCGTGACGGTCTACACAGTTCTATACCGAATGGAGAGAGAGGGGTTAATAACGAGGATTAAAGGCGACGATAAAGTGTACAAAGTAACTGAGAAAGGCTTAGAGCAACTCAATAAGGCTCTGACATTCTTGAAGAACATCACGAGAATGTTGGAACTTGAATGA
- a CDS encoding SLC13 family permease produces the protein MHAKLDGTSMMPEDLFNFVIGLGVLSFLIFGMVLRSRRPKTPIWSIMAFSAFVIVISGLTPIESIAHVMDFDVILFLIGMFSIVAVAESSGLLDSIAHLVLSRFKGTYTMLIFLSLTMGLLSSIAVNDTVALMGPPIVYSIAKSMGINPKPLFLLLAFSITIGSTTTPIGNPQNMLIAINSGMKCPFIDFVKYLSIPTIINLIVTALIVAKVYKLNGAFLGSLNKVRSHINNIRDALVASVLLIAVIVFLVVNDVMALLGLPHIENRGFIPFMVAAGGYLLVSNPRDVLRRVDWGTIVFFMTMFITMSGVWRSGVLNSLLSLFMPSKNTWPFDYFGITACSLVLSQLLSNVPFTKLFLDYMKTLGYTPSDVNSWITLAMASTIAGNLTLLGAASNIIIIEVLESRYGETISFKEFSKIGMIVTLVNIAVYTIFILLLT, from the coding sequence TTGCATGCTAAGCTAGATGGAACCTCTATGATGCCTGAGGACTTATTTAATTTTGTTATTGGTCTTGGCGTCTTATCGTTCTTGATATTTGGGATGGTTCTTCGATCTCGAAGGCCAAAGACACCAATTTGGAGCATAATGGCATTCTCTGCATTCGTAATCGTAATTTCGGGCCTTACACCCATAGAATCCATAGCCCATGTAATGGATTTCGATGTTATATTGTTTTTAATTGGAATGTTCAGCATAGTGGCTGTAGCAGAGAGCTCAGGTCTACTAGACTCGATAGCGCATCTCGTGCTCTCACGCTTTAAGGGTACGTATACGATGTTGATATTTCTATCGTTAACCATGGGCTTGCTCTCATCGATAGCTGTGAACGATACAGTCGCACTCATGGGACCTCCGATAGTATACTCCATAGCAAAGTCTATGGGTATAAACCCCAAACCCCTCTTCCTACTCTTGGCCTTCTCAATAACGATAGGATCAACAACTACGCCGATAGGCAATCCACAGAACATGCTTATAGCGATAAACTCTGGAATGAAGTGTCCATTCATAGATTTTGTGAAGTACCTCTCTATACCAACAATAATCAACCTGATTGTCACAGCATTAATTGTAGCTAAGGTCTACAAGCTAAATGGCGCGTTCTTAGGAAGCTTGAACAAAGTGCGGAGCCATATAAACAACATTAGAGACGCCCTTGTAGCTTCAGTACTATTAATCGCTGTTATAGTGTTCCTAGTAGTCAATGATGTTATGGCCCTACTAGGGTTACCCCACATAGAGAATAGAGGCTTCATACCCTTCATGGTTGCAGCTGGTGGTTATCTCCTAGTATCAAATCCGCGAGATGTCCTACGAAGAGTCGATTGGGGCACCATAGTGTTCTTCATGACAATGTTCATAACGATGAGCGGTGTATGGAGAAGCGGGGTCTTAAACTCCCTATTAAGCTTATTTATGCCCAGTAAGAATACATGGCCATTCGATTACTTTGGTATTACTGCATGCTCTCTTGTACTGAGTCAATTATTGAGCAATGTCCCGTTCACTAAGCTCTTCCTGGATTACATGAAGACACTAGGCTACACGCCTTCAGACGTGAATTCCTGGATAACACTCGCTATGGCGTCAACTATAGCTGGAAACCTTACTTTACTTGGTGCAGCCTCAAACATAATAATCATTGAAGTACTAGAGTCTAGGTATGGTGAGACCATATCATTTAAAGAGTTCTCTAAGATCGGCATGATAGTGACCTTAGTGAACATAGCAGTGTACACGATATTCATTTTGCTGCTCACTTAG
- a CDS encoding glycogen/starch/alpha-glucan phosphorylase has protein sequence MSSSNQRRRIVISITPDLALDVGNTYAGGLGVLEGDKFYAASKLGLNYLVLSLFYKNGYVDYKFDEQDNPIALPQPQPKEFTDVLKVSDEMVIKLRGDNVKVKALEYSNGIAKAIFFSAEEPEWAQKLVERLYIENTHEERFYKYVLLAKASEAYIRRNIPLDNIEYIDLQEAYAALLPLFLRIPGKYRLVIHTAGPWGHPTFPRDFFKREYGFTFVDHDIVLTEIGLASSKQAFAVSAKHFDVLLKVFPHHSEKLTYITNGVHIEKWMDEELLRSYENHVLTLDRFIDARLRLKNRLIEFLRRYKDINYENKFIVTWPRRIVAYKRPDFPIRLITELKDLPIVLVLSGKAHPQDVKGLEYMKLFRRLHREMENVVYIPNYSRAIAKILLSGADLLLFTPFSGWEACGTSYMKAAVNGVPTLSSRDGGVLEFIVDGINGWLFGEDLRTLIDYYSPEAQKINEKEYAEFRDQFLKIYEKFRNDPESYYKVGSNALRTFVARANMERVMREYYPGLTKLIA, from the coding sequence ATGTCTTCTAGCAACCAGCGTAGACGCATAGTAATCAGTATAACCCCCGACTTAGCCTTAGATGTTGGTAACACGTACGCTGGAGGCTTAGGAGTACTTGAAGGAGATAAGTTCTATGCTGCTTCTAAGCTTGGACTAAACTATCTCGTCCTCTCCTTGTTTTATAAGAATGGCTACGTAGACTACAAGTTCGATGAACAAGATAATCCAATAGCCCTACCTCAGCCCCAGCCTAAGGAGTTCACTGATGTGTTAAAGGTCTCCGATGAAATGGTGATTAAGCTTCGAGGAGATAACGTGAAGGTCAAGGCTTTAGAGTACTCTAATGGGATAGCTAAAGCTATCTTCTTTAGCGCTGAAGAGCCTGAGTGGGCTCAAAAGCTTGTAGAGAGATTGTACATAGAGAACACTCATGAAGAACGTTTTTACAAGTACGTGCTGCTCGCCAAAGCCTCTGAGGCCTACATACGCCGTAACATACCCCTCGATAACATAGAGTACATAGACCTCCAAGAAGCTTATGCCGCATTATTGCCGCTATTTTTACGAATACCTGGTAAGTATAGGTTGGTGATACACACAGCTGGTCCTTGGGGTCACCCAACCTTTCCTCGAGACTTCTTTAAGCGAGAATACGGGTTCACATTCGTTGACCACGACATCGTCTTGACCGAGATAGGTCTAGCTTCCTCGAAGCAGGCCTTTGCTGTCTCAGCCAAGCACTTTGACGTATTATTAAAAGTGTTTCCCCACCATAGTGAGAAGCTTACATACATTACTAATGGCGTGCATATAGAAAAGTGGATGGACGAGGAATTGTTGAGAAGTTACGAGAATCACGTGCTCACACTCGATAGATTCATAGACGCTAGACTTAGGCTCAAGAATAGGCTTATCGAGTTTCTAAGAAGATACAAGGACATAAATTATGAGAATAAGTTCATAGTAACATGGCCTAGGAGGATAGTAGCATACAAGAGACCAGACTTCCCGATAAGGTTGATAACAGAGTTGAAAGACTTGCCCATAGTGCTCGTATTGAGTGGTAAAGCTCATCCACAAGACGTTAAGGGGTTGGAGTACATGAAGTTATTTAGGAGGTTGCATAGAGAAATGGAGAACGTTGTCTACATACCTAACTACTCGAGAGCCATAGCAAAGATACTATTGAGTGGAGCTGACTTACTACTCTTCACACCCTTCTCTGGGTGGGAGGCCTGCGGAACAAGCTACATGAAGGCTGCTGTTAACGGAGTTCCAACATTGTCGTCAAGGGATGGAGGAGTCCTAGAGTTCATAGTAGATGGCATAAACGGTTGGTTATTTGGAGAAGACTTGAGAACCCTGATAGACTACTACTCTCCTGAAGCTCAGAAAATCAATGAAAAAGAGTATGCAGAGTTCCGAGACCAGTTTCTAAAAATCTACGAAAAGTTCAGAAACGACCCTGAGAGCTATTACAAAGTAGGCTCTAATGCCTTAAGGACCTTCGTAGCCAGAGCAAACATGGAGAGAGTCATGAGGGAGTACTATCCAGGACTTACGAAGTTAATAGCCTAA
- a CDS encoding 3,4-dihydroxy-2-butanone-4-phosphate synthase — translation MKGLEEAIRSFRSGKYVLIYDWSHRESEVDMVCYAGFIDHHKIYELRTEAGGLICFGTNEYVAKVLGLPLMADLLSSYERLKLLSKKPSYGDVSPFTIWVNSVDVRTGISDVDRAKTISKLHQVISAIDEGRIDEGKRLFYEEFYAPGHVPILVAKDPRVRKGHTELSVLLAKLSGLKPSVVFAEMLSYGTSMSLAEAKKYAEKKGLVLVTGDEMLSAIEG, via the coding sequence GTGAAGGGGTTAGAGGAAGCGATTAGAAGTTTCAGAAGCGGAAAATACGTTCTGATCTACGATTGGTCACATCGAGAAAGCGAAGTCGATATGGTATGCTATGCAGGTTTCATCGATCATCACAAAATCTACGAGCTTAGAACCGAGGCTGGAGGGCTCATTTGTTTTGGGACGAATGAGTACGTAGCTAAGGTCCTAGGCTTACCTTTAATGGCTGACTTGCTCAGCTCTTATGAGCGTCTGAAGTTATTAAGCAAGAAACCTAGTTATGGCGATGTATCTCCGTTCACTATTTGGGTAAATAGCGTGGACGTCCGTACCGGCATATCTGATGTTGATAGGGCAAAGACCATATCCAAGTTACACCAAGTGATCTCCGCAATTGATGAAGGAAGAATCGATGAAGGAAAGAGACTCTTCTATGAGGAGTTTTATGCGCCAGGTCATGTACCGATCCTAGTCGCTAAAGATCCTAGAGTAAGGAAGGGACATACAGAACTTTCTGTCTTGTTAGCCAAGCTCTCAGGACTTAAGCCCAGTGTTGTTTTCGCTGAAATGCTTAGCTATGGCACATCGATGAGCTTAGCCGAAGCTAAGAAATACGCCGAGAAGAAGGGGTTAGTACTAGTTACTGGAGATGAGATGTTGAGCGCGATTGAGGGGTGA
- a CDS encoding pyridoxamine 5'-phosphate oxidase family protein, which produces MVKLPFEVIKLLEKVAPKSFCVLATSSRDGRPNAVPVVFAWPWSEEEVVIADNFFLKTRANIEENPIASLTFWDPETREGYQIKGKVEVHTSGPIFEEVASRVRSARPTLKTKAAIVIKVEEVYTVKPGPDAGKRLV; this is translated from the coding sequence ATGGTTAAGCTTCCATTTGAAGTTATTAAACTCCTAGAGAAAGTTGCTCCTAAGTCATTCTGCGTACTAGCAACTTCTTCAAGAGATGGAAGGCCTAATGCTGTCCCAGTTGTGTTTGCATGGCCTTGGAGCGAAGAGGAAGTAGTGATAGCTGATAACTTCTTCCTTAAGACTAGAGCTAACATCGAGGAAAATCCTATAGCATCACTTACATTCTGGGACCCTGAGACCAGGGAAGGCTATCAAATTAAAGGTAAAGTTGAGGTGCACACATCCGGTCCAATATTTGAGGAGGTTGCTTCCAGGGTTAGATCCGCTAGACCTACGCTCAAGACTAAGGCTGCTATAGTAATTAAGGTCGAGGAAGTTTACACAGTGAAGCCTGGCCCCGACGCCGGTAAGAGACTAGTATAG
- a CDS encoding GTP cyclohydrolase IIa: MIRLGLIHLSDYENWIKSMGYDREWMVQATQADIYRSLVIESAKVGAFSFPLTYDSYLTVINAVRSEDFERIVCELSSKVPIRLVAYIGLGETYVEAMKNMKEMRRDMLEGDSEETVVAHLDVDNYNEVISSKGFYYAKELIGEVIYEAKKISSKHGGLSYYAGGDNVICFIPSKHLKGFLGDLEGFLNDVETRSIKVGIGVAPKPRDALTLAAKALDHIRAQKFKVKTLLMRATN, encoded by the coding sequence ATGATAAGGCTCGGTCTTATCCACCTCAGCGACTACGAAAATTGGATCAAGTCTATGGGATATGACAGGGAATGGATGGTCCAAGCAACACAAGCCGACATATATAGGAGCCTTGTCATCGAAAGTGCTAAGGTCGGAGCCTTCAGTTTCCCTCTAACTTATGATTCCTACCTGACTGTGATCAATGCCGTTAGGTCCGAGGACTTTGAGAGGATTGTATGTGAGCTCTCCAGTAAAGTACCGATTCGGTTAGTTGCGTACATAGGATTAGGGGAAACTTACGTTGAGGCTATGAAGAACATGAAGGAGATGAGGAGAGATATGTTAGAGGGAGATTCTGAAGAGACGGTAGTAGCTCATTTAGACGTGGATAATTATAATGAAGTAATAAGCAGTAAAGGCTTTTATTACGCCAAGGAACTTATAGGCGAAGTGATCTACGAAGCGAAGAAGATTTCGAGTAAGCATGGAGGACTCTCCTATTATGCTGGAGGAGACAATGTGATATGCTTCATACCAAGCAAGCATCTTAAAGGCTTTCTTGGCGATCTCGAAGGCTTTCTAAACGACGTGGAGACAAGAAGCATTAAAGTTGGGATAGGTGTGGCTCCAAAGCCCAGGGATGCTCTAACACTCGCAGCCAAGGCGCTTGACCATATTAGAGCTCAGAAATTCAAAGTTAAAACCCTTCTAATGAGAGCCACTAATTAA
- a CDS encoding glycoside hydrolase family 57 protein codes for MVFLFELHQPIRLRPCSAQCVRDRLLKGIDAIYDWQLNEEVFKRVSSKCYWPALNIISKALKEYDFKLSLSMSGVWIDQALKFSPKLIDLVSRIVDSGKVELVAQTYYHSVSPLLSDLEELREQVEESRKILWDIFGFQAKTAEATELIYNNDIGRLFWSMGFKSCVTEGVERILAWRSPNYVYSAYGCDLKLLLRNYRLSDDVAFRFSNVRWDQYPLTADKYANWIAACPGDLVFIAMDFETFGEHHHPETGILEFLRWLPWELAAKGVKTLTVSEATDKYRSMGVYDVPPWDTISWADVEKDLSAWAGSDLQRKALELYEELGMYAKAVGGEYLRHWRSMGISDNFYYMSSKRGPSGEVHTYFSPFKEPLNAYTSYLSLLTLLYEEVLERYLEKVERYAWKVKTTQKHAFAFTWSGKEIYRARCLSDVLQALKTVGKEVAEESIVRGYLQRWIRYVLLWEELAESIDRAVEEDKATCLKATIKMLEDAKSSL; via the coding sequence GTGGTCTTCTTGTTTGAGCTTCATCAGCCAATAAGGCTCAGACCGTGCAGTGCTCAATGCGTACGTGATCGTCTTCTTAAGGGCATTGATGCTATTTATGACTGGCAGCTAAACGAAGAGGTCTTTAAAAGGGTTTCTTCAAAGTGTTATTGGCCTGCACTCAACATAATCTCAAAAGCTCTCAAGGAATACGACTTCAAGCTCTCGTTGAGCATGAGCGGCGTATGGATTGATCAAGCTTTAAAGTTCTCTCCAAAACTAATAGATCTTGTAAGCAGAATTGTTGATTCTGGGAAAGTCGAACTAGTAGCTCAGACATACTATCACAGCGTTTCTCCTCTACTCTCAGATTTAGAGGAGCTTAGAGAACAGGTAGAGGAAAGCAGGAAAATTTTATGGGATATTTTTGGCTTTCAGGCAAAGACCGCTGAGGCTACTGAGCTAATTTATAACAATGACATAGGGCGGCTCTTCTGGAGCATGGGGTTCAAGTCTTGCGTAACTGAGGGTGTTGAGAGGATATTAGCATGGCGTAGCCCAAATTACGTCTACTCAGCCTATGGATGCGACTTAAAGTTGTTGCTTAGAAACTACAGATTAAGTGATGACGTAGCCTTCAGGTTCTCTAATGTTAGATGGGACCAATACCCCCTAACGGCAGATAAGTACGCTAATTGGATAGCAGCATGTCCAGGAGACTTAGTCTTCATAGCAATGGACTTTGAGACCTTTGGAGAACATCATCATCCCGAAACGGGAATCCTTGAGTTTCTTAGGTGGTTACCTTGGGAACTTGCAGCTAAAGGTGTAAAGACCCTAACAGTAAGTGAAGCTACAGATAAATATAGATCAATGGGCGTCTACGATGTCCCTCCTTGGGATACAATTAGCTGGGCAGATGTAGAAAAAGACTTGAGCGCGTGGGCGGGATCAGATCTTCAGCGTAAGGCTCTTGAATTATACGAAGAATTGGGGATGTACGCAAAGGCTGTTGGGGGCGAGTACTTAAGGCATTGGAGGAGCATGGGCATAAGCGATAACTTCTACTACATGTCCTCTAAGAGGGGCCCCTCAGGAGAAGTGCATACCTACTTCAGCCCATTTAAGGAACCTCTCAATGCCTATACCAGTTACTTGTCGTTGCTAACATTGTTGTACGAAGAGGTCTTAGAGAGGTACCTAGAGAAAGTAGAGAGGTACGCATGGAAAGTTAAGACGACACAGAAACACGCTTTTGCTTTCACTTGGAGTGGAAAGGAGATCTATAGAGCAAGATGTCTGTCAGACGTCTTGCAAGCCCTTAAAACAGTAGGCAAGGAGGTTGCCGAAGAGAGCATAGTCAGAGGCTACCTTCAAAGGTGGATTAGATACGTGCTCCTATGGGAAGAACTTGCAGAATCAATAGATAGAGCTGTTGAAGAAGATAAAGCAACTTGCTTGAAAGCTACTATTAAGATGCTGGAGGACGCTAAGTCCTCGCTCTAA
- the ribC gene encoding riboflavin synthase, which yields MTHVVGVVDTTFARVDMAKPAIEVIMSHIPRVRIIRYTVPGIKDIPVAAKRVLDEAEIAITFGWVGSKPVDKYSYLAMCIGLTLVQLMTGKHVIDVTVHEDETESEEELYRIAIDRAKKHALNLVILLTKGAEGLTPYAGHGLRQGTPDVGPIRR from the coding sequence ATGACCCACGTCGTGGGAGTTGTAGATACCACGTTTGCTAGGGTGGACATGGCTAAGCCGGCCATAGAGGTTATAATGAGTCATATCCCAAGAGTCAGGATCATAAGGTACACAGTCCCGGGGATAAAGGATATACCCGTTGCCGCTAAGAGGGTGCTAGACGAGGCGGAGATAGCCATAACCTTCGGGTGGGTTGGGTCGAAGCCCGTTGACAAGTATAGCTACTTGGCGATGTGCATTGGCCTGACACTCGTTCAATTAATGACTGGGAAGCATGTAATAGACGTCACAGTACACGAGGACGAGACAGAAAGTGAGGAGGAGCTCTATAGAATAGCAATCGATAGAGCTAAGAAGCATGCTCTCAACCTTGTAATCCTCCTCACTAAGGGGGCAGAAGGGCTTACGCCCTACGCAGGCCATGGACTAAGACAGGGTACACCAGATGTTGGGCCCATAAGGAGGTGA
- a CDS encoding phenylacetate--CoA ligase: MEVRYWEPQIETAPRKAIEKLQLKRLKHMIEYVYWKSPFYGRRFRELGLHPSDVSSLEDIRKFPFTTKDDLRRHGYPHGGEFLCVPREEVVCWHMSSGTTGVPILGGYTRQDYDTWMNLVARCYVTAGVRPGDIIMNIYGYGLFTGGLGLHESAFLVGATVIPWSTGRTQALIKSLIDFKATVMSGTPSYQYYIASLIREMGIDVEKDLNLRITIPGAEMWTEEMRRRIEEWLGLKAKGGGARDIYGATELCGPGAGQECVYEKGFHFWIDHFLLEIVDPKTGEPVEPGEEGEMVFTHLVKEATPLVRYKLGDVTILDDEPCECGRVAFPRCLRVRARVDDVIHFKGIKIMPSMIQETILKYKEVLEYQVIVDKTKMPYDFIVRIEVPKVHESSLLIEKLLNDFKNNLFIEPKIEIVEPGSLPRFEGKSKRIIVKE; encoded by the coding sequence ATGGAAGTGAGGTATTGGGAACCTCAAATAGAGACTGCTCCAAGAAAGGCCATTGAGAAGCTGCAGTTGAAAAGGTTAAAGCACATGATTGAATACGTGTATTGGAAGAGCCCATTCTACGGACGTAGATTCAGAGAGTTGGGGTTACATCCTTCCGATGTAAGTAGCTTAGAGGACATACGCAAGTTCCCCTTCACAACCAAGGATGACTTGAGAAGACACGGCTACCCCCATGGTGGGGAGTTCCTATGCGTTCCTAGAGAGGAAGTGGTTTGTTGGCACATGAGCTCTGGAACTACTGGTGTCCCGATTTTAGGTGGATACACTAGACAAGATTATGATACCTGGATGAATTTGGTGGCAAGATGTTATGTGACCGCTGGAGTTAGACCTGGCGACATTATAATGAACATCTACGGTTATGGCCTATTCACTGGAGGGCTGGGACTTCATGAAAGTGCATTCCTCGTAGGTGCTACTGTCATCCCCTGGAGCACTGGGAGAACTCAAGCCCTCATTAAGAGCCTGATAGACTTCAAGGCTACGGTGATGAGTGGGACCCCAAGCTATCAATACTACATAGCCAGCCTGATTAGAGAAATGGGGATTGACGTGGAGAAAGACCTCAATCTAAGGATCACGATACCGGGGGCTGAGATGTGGACTGAGGAGATGAGGAGGAGGATTGAGGAGTGGTTGGGGCTTAAAGCTAAGGGTGGAGGAGCCAGGGACATTTACGGCGCAACGGAGCTTTGTGGTCCCGGTGCAGGCCAAGAGTGCGTTTACGAGAAGGGCTTTCATTTCTGGATAGACCACTTCCTCCTTGAAATCGTTGACCCGAAGACCGGTGAGCCTGTGGAACCTGGTGAGGAAGGCGAGATGGTCTTCACTCATCTGGTGAAAGAGGCTACGCCACTAGTTAGGTACAAGCTCGGTGACGTAACGATATTAGATGATGAACCTTGCGAGTGCGGTAGGGTAGCGTTCCCCAGATGCCTTAGGGTTAGGGCTAGAGTCGATGATGTTATACACTTCAAGGGGATTAAGATCATGCCATCTATGATACAGGAGACGATACTGAAGTACAAGGAGGTGCTAGAGTACCAAGTCATAGTAGATAAGACGAAAATGCCTTACGATTTCATTGTTAGAATTGAGGTGCCGAAAGTTCATGAATCATCATTATTAATTGAGAAGCTACTTAACGATTTTAAGAACAACTTGTTTATAGAACCTAAGATTGAAATAGTTGAACCAGGCTCGCTGCCAAGATTTGAGGGAAAGTCTAAGAGGATTATAGTTAAGGAGTGA
- the ribH gene encoding 6,7-dimethyl-8-ribityllumazine synthase, with protein sequence MEKARLAIVVSEFNFDITYMMLQRALDHAKVMGAEVKVVVRVPGALEIPIAVAKLLRREDIDAVVTLGAIVQGETKHDEVVAHQTARKLLDISLELGKPVSLGIIGPGASRTQAQERIEEYAKRAVEAAVKAFAKLKEIDRLGEIIEMKEI encoded by the coding sequence ATGGAGAAGGCTAGGTTGGCTATAGTGGTCTCAGAGTTCAACTTTGACATAACCTACATGATGTTGCAGAGAGCTCTTGATCACGCCAAGGTAATGGGAGCAGAGGTGAAAGTAGTAGTCAGGGTGCCAGGAGCTCTTGAGATACCAATTGCTGTAGCTAAGCTACTTAGAAGGGAAGACATCGATGCCGTAGTGACTCTCGGGGCTATAGTGCAGGGGGAAACCAAGCATGACGAAGTCGTAGCTCACCAAACCGCTCGCAAGCTTTTAGACATAAGTCTTGAACTAGGAAAGCCGGTCTCTCTAGGCATTATAGGCCCCGGTGCCTCTAGAACTCAAGCTCAAGAGAGGATAGAGGAGTACGCTAAGAGGGCTGTGGAGGCAGCAGTCAAAGCCTTCGCCAAGTTGAAGGAGATAGATAGACTTGGAGAAATAATAGAGATGAAGGAAATATGA
- a CDS encoding inositol-3-phosphate synthase produces the protein MNKVRVAIIGVGNCASAIVQGVYYYKYVDDTAKVPGLLHVRLGRYHVGDIEFVAAFDVSREKIGKDLSKAIFAHPNITKKFADVPKLGVEVKPGPVLDGVAPHMVDVFKPHNLDVDLNYVVDELRSSKADVVVNLLPVGSELATRFYAEASVRAGSSFVNGIPVFIASDPEGYWPKRYREGGVPLLGDDIKGQLGATILHTALVSLLRDRGVKILETYQLNIGGNTDFLNMTVEERLKSKRISKTRAVTSIIPEGYDLEEEGKVRIGPSDYVPFLGNTKICYIYIKGLSFAEFPVELDVKLKVDDKSMFAGAMIDAIRLAKIAMDRGLCGPIPEVCAYYFKHPPKHAPSPQVALQWLREFLGEDLELREEKIFATT, from the coding sequence ATGAATAAGGTGAGAGTAGCCATTATTGGTGTGGGCAACTGCGCTTCAGCAATAGTTCAAGGAGTCTACTACTACAAGTACGTCGACGATACCGCTAAAGTCCCTGGACTTTTACACGTAAGGCTGGGTAGGTACCACGTAGGCGATATAGAGTTCGTTGCAGCCTTTGATGTATCTAGAGAAAAGATTGGTAAAGACCTTAGTAAGGCAATATTTGCTCACCCTAACATCACCAAGAAGTTTGCTGATGTGCCTAAACTTGGCGTAGAGGTTAAGCCAGGACCGGTGCTTGATGGCGTTGCCCCTCACATGGTTGATGTGTTTAAGCCGCACAACTTAGATGTAGATTTAAACTACGTCGTAGATGAGCTCAGGAGCTCAAAGGCCGATGTTGTAGTCAATCTACTTCCTGTAGGAAGTGAGCTGGCAACAAGGTTTTATGCTGAAGCTTCCGTTAGAGCTGGATCCTCATTCGTGAACGGCATACCAGTGTTCATAGCAAGTGACCCTGAAGGCTACTGGCCTAAGAGGTATAGGGAGGGTGGAGTTCCACTTCTAGGCGACGACATTAAAGGACAGCTTGGAGCTACAATACTCCACACAGCTTTAGTGTCCCTATTAAGGGATAGAGGGGTCAAGATACTTGAAACCTATCAGCTAAACATTGGCGGCAACACGGACTTCCTGAACATGACTGTTGAGGAGAGACTTAAGAGCAAGAGGATAAGTAAGACGAGAGCTGTGACTAGCATAATACCAGAGGGCTACGACCTTGAGGAAGAAGGGAAGGTTAGAATTGGGCCAAGCGATTACGTCCCATTCCTAGGAAACACGAAGATATGCTACATATACATTAAGGGGTTGAGCTTCGCTGAGTTCCCAGTCGAGCTTGACGTTAAGCTTAAGGTTGACGATAAGTCCATGTTCGCTGGGGCCATGATAGATGCCATTAGGCTCGCCAAGATAGCAATGGACAGAGGGCTATGCGGGCCAATACCAGAGGTATGCGCATACTACTTTAAGCACCCACCAAAACATGCTCCAAGCCCACAGGTGGCATTACAGTGGCTTAGAGAGTTCTTAGGTGAAGACCTAGAATTGCGGGAAGAGAAGATTTTCGCTACAACATGA